The Paenibacillus sp. YPG26 genome includes a window with the following:
- a CDS encoding AraC family transcriptional regulator, protein MAANGGEDILKRTYSLYEPKLLEGAYIPQIAAYYYKQWDGFEMKFHRHNRVEVMYVISGTCRVDTESQSIRMKKGDFILIDADVTHKLHVDKGSPCRMLNVEFHFAEEDSAAPSMKGMAEGNQAVARLLALKVPYVLLRENGDIYPTLKNLIHEMDAKTSDNQLMISLLLSQLIIRIATLAVEVTANEAYESNEYVSTLIRYIHQNYDRDIQVKDMAGSVNLHPGYVHRIFKACTGRTITEFLTSYRIEKAQMLLTHTDIPVVEIPDYVGINSSQYFSTLFKKITGRTPQEFRSPR, encoded by the coding sequence ATGGCTGCCAACGGGGGTGAGGATATTCTTAAACGCACTTACAGCTTGTACGAGCCCAAGCTGCTGGAAGGTGCTTATATTCCGCAGATTGCAGCTTATTATTATAAGCAATGGGATGGTTTCGAGATGAAGTTTCATAGACATAACCGTGTGGAGGTGATGTATGTCATCTCCGGCACGTGCAGGGTGGATACAGAATCGCAGTCTATCCGAATGAAGAAAGGTGATTTTATCCTGATAGACGCGGACGTCACCCACAAGCTGCATGTGGACAAGGGAAGTCCTTGCAGAATGCTGAATGTGGAATTTCATTTCGCTGAAGAGGACTCGGCTGCTCCAAGCATGAAGGGAATGGCTGAAGGGAACCAGGCTGTTGCCCGGCTTCTGGCGCTAAAGGTGCCCTATGTCCTGTTAAGAGAGAATGGGGATATCTATCCCACGCTTAAGAACCTAATCCATGAGATGGATGCCAAGACATCGGATAATCAGCTGATGATAAGCCTGCTGCTCTCCCAGCTGATCATTCGTATAGCCACGCTTGCGGTGGAGGTCACTGCCAATGAAGCTTATGAGAGCAATGAATATGTGAGTACATTGATCCGGTACATTCACCAGAATTATGACCGGGATATCCAAGTCAAGGACATGGCCGGTTCAGTTAACCTTCATCCTGGTTATGTACACCGTATTTTCAAAGCTTGTACCGGCCGAACGATTACTGAGTTTCTGACTTCATACCGGATAGAGAAAGCACAGATGCTGCTTACCCATACGGACATTCCGGTAGTAGAGATCCCAGACTATGTGGGGATTAACAGTTCCCAGTATTTCAGTACGCTGTTCAAGAAGATCACAGGGCGGACCCCGCAGGAATTCAGGAGCCCGAGGTGA
- a CDS encoding formate/nitrite transporter family protein, which yields MSYIQPKEVLNQMIQAGTIKSNLSVKDLLIRGFLAGAILSCATTLAFSAVTQTGLGLIGALVFPVGFVIIILLGLELVTGTFALAPLAVIARRATIGGMLENFFWVIVGHLVGSIVYAALYYVAVTNFGHIHDQPVIKYIIKLAETKTNGYSALGSDGMIAVFVKAVLCNWMVTLGAVMAFTSSSVTGKILAMWLPILIFFAQGFEHAVVNMFVIPAGIMYGAQVSLGDWWVWNQIPVLLGNFAGGVLFTGILLFITHGLSGTATVKHENSKTV from the coding sequence GTGAGTTATATACAGCCGAAGGAAGTCTTGAATCAGATGATTCAAGCTGGCACCATCAAATCGAATCTTTCCGTCAAGGATCTTCTTATTCGGGGATTTCTCGCTGGGGCTATCTTGTCTTGCGCGACTACACTTGCTTTCTCTGCAGTGACCCAGACGGGACTAGGACTGATAGGAGCCTTGGTCTTTCCGGTAGGATTTGTCATCATCATTCTGCTTGGACTTGAGCTGGTAACAGGTACTTTTGCGCTTGCGCCACTCGCAGTAATAGCCAGACGGGCAACAATAGGAGGTATGCTGGAGAATTTCTTCTGGGTGATCGTTGGGCATCTGGTTGGTTCCATCGTCTACGCGGCATTGTATTATGTGGCCGTAACGAACTTTGGCCATATTCATGACCAGCCAGTAATCAAGTACATCATCAAGCTGGCAGAGACCAAGACAAATGGATATTCTGCACTAGGCAGTGATGGAATGATTGCCGTATTTGTGAAGGCGGTACTCTGTAACTGGATGGTTACACTGGGTGCAGTCATGGCTTTCACCTCAAGCTCGGTAACAGGTAAGATCCTGGCTATGTGGCTGCCGATTCTAATCTTCTTCGCCCAAGGCTTCGAACATGCCGTTGTGAATATGTTCGTCATTCCTGCCGGGATTATGTACGGGGCGCAGGTTAGTCTGGGTGACTGGTGGGTGTGGAATCAAATTCCGGTTTTATTAGGTAACTTTGCAGGTGGGGTATTGTTTACAGGAATATTGCTTTTCATTACACATGGCCTCTCGGGAACCGCGACAGTCAAGCATGAGAATTCCAAGACAGTCTGA
- the nirD gene encoding nitrite reductase small subunit NirD encodes MKSYVIGQASEIEEKRARVVRILDTEIAIFKLTGGELRAIENLCPHKNGKLSEGLVCDHHVYCPLHDWKINLNDGMVQAPDEGCVKSYHVEVEESTDNIILHVETMEPTRAS; translated from the coding sequence ATGAAGAGTTACGTTATAGGTCAAGCCAGCGAAATTGAGGAGAAGAGGGCGCGGGTAGTCCGGATCCTGGACACAGAGATTGCCATATTCAAATTGACAGGCGGAGAACTGCGCGCAATTGAGAACTTATGCCCGCACAAGAATGGGAAGCTGTCTGAGGGCTTAGTGTGTGATCATCATGTCTACTGTCCTTTGCATGATTGGAAGATCAATTTGAACGATGGGATGGTTCAAGCTCCAGACGAAGGCTGTGTCAAGTCTTACCATGTGGAAGTAGAAGAGAGCACAGACAATATCATTCTGCATGTGGAGACCATGGAGCCCACAAGGGCCTCCTAG
- a CDS encoding TIGR04053 family radical SAM/SPASM domain-containing protein: MNMMKQERDYSDSPFIVIWEVTRACALKCLHCRAEAQYTADPRQLTFEEGKRLIDQIAELDNPLFVFTGGDPLMRRDLYELIKYAVREKHLSVSMTPSATPRVTKPAIEQAKEAGLSRWAFSLDGSCAEIHDYFRGTKGSFDQTMKGIEWLKELELPIQINTTVSNYNLHDLEAISQKVHEMGTVLWSVFFLVPTGRGMVKDIISAEQHEEVMKWLAELSGRVPYGIKATEAPHYRRVYMQEMKRRRLEPISWTAEAAGNRGRKNTETAEGLNTASPSQVMKREDLLGRAPKGVNDGDGFVFISHIGDVYPSGFLPVVCGNVRERSLGEIYRSSVVMRELRDKSLLKGKCGVCEFKELCGGSRARAYAMTGDYLESDPYCSYIPSSLPKRLTR, encoded by the coding sequence ATGAATATGATGAAGCAGGAGAGGGATTACTCCGACTCGCCGTTCATTGTTATATGGGAAGTTACTCGCGCATGCGCGCTTAAATGTCTTCACTGCAGGGCGGAGGCTCAGTATACGGCAGACCCCCGGCAGTTAACCTTCGAAGAGGGGAAGAGACTGATTGATCAGATCGCAGAACTCGACAATCCCTTGTTCGTGTTCACCGGGGGAGATCCCTTGATGCGGCGAGACCTCTACGAGCTTATTAAATACGCCGTTAGAGAGAAGCATTTGTCAGTCTCGATGACACCAAGTGCTACACCAAGGGTTACCAAGCCGGCGATTGAGCAAGCCAAGGAGGCTGGACTGTCAAGATGGGCGTTCAGTCTTGATGGTTCTTGCGCAGAGATTCACGATTACTTTCGGGGGACCAAAGGTTCATTTGATCAGACCATGAAAGGGATTGAGTGGCTGAAGGAGCTTGAGCTTCCGATTCAGATTAATACAACGGTCTCAAATTATAATCTTCATGATCTTGAAGCGATCTCGCAGAAAGTGCACGAGATGGGCACCGTGCTATGGAGTGTATTCTTCTTAGTGCCTACCGGACGGGGGATGGTTAAGGATATTATTTCTGCCGAGCAGCATGAGGAGGTCATGAAATGGCTGGCAGAGCTGTCCGGCAGAGTTCCTTATGGCATCAAGGCTACGGAGGCGCCTCATTACCGGCGGGTCTATATGCAGGAAATGAAGCGTCGGCGACTAGAGCCAATCTCATGGACAGCGGAGGCTGCTGGGAATAGAGGCAGGAAGAATACTGAGACTGCTGAAGGATTGAATACTGCGTCACCAAGTCAAGTCATGAAGCGTGAAGATCTACTCGGCCGGGCACCAAAAGGAGTGAATGACGGCGATGGATTTGTGTTCATCAGCCATATTGGCGACGTATACCCCAGCGGGTTCCTGCCCGTTGTATGCGGGAATGTCCGTGAGAGATCGCTTGGCGAGATCTATCGCAGCTCCGTTGTTATGAGAGAGCTCCGTGACAAGAGCCTTCTGAAGGGCAAGTGCGGTGTCTGCGAGTTCAAGGAGCTCTGCGGGGGATCTAGGGCGAGAGCGTATGCGATGACCGGCGATTATCTGGAGAGCGATCCTTATTGCTCCTACATTCCTAGTTCCCTCCCAAAGAGATTAACAAGATAA
- the nirB gene encoding nitrite reductase large subunit NirB, which translates to MKKKLVLIGNGMAGINTLEQLLKLAPEKYDITVLGSEPHPNYNRILLSSVLAGDASVQDIVINDLDWYRDNGITLHTSQTVTRINTELRTVTTNKGLSVSYDDLIIATGSLPFMLPLPGADKEGVIAFRNIEDCEIMMDAAKQYKHAVVIGGGLLGLEAARSLLNLDMGVSVVHNSKYLMDRQLDEIASNMLRSELESQGMNFLMEQNTDSILGDERVTGVRFKDGSEVKADLVVMAVGIRPNVGLAKESGIEVNSGIVVNDYLETGTPHIYAVGECAEHEGVVYGLVAPLFEQGGELAKRLAGIPSPGYKGSVVSTKLKVSGVNVFSAGQFLDQPGTRSFRIQDDFDHVYKKIVVQDGKLIGTVLFGDTSDGSKLFSMIRTGQDISGQEKELVLGSQGTAKPQSGIQFVAAMSNDEIVCGCNGVSKGDIQRAIEEKGCTNVNDVKYCTKATGSCGGCKPLVEDLLTYVLGSDGVTEVKEGICGCTPLGREAVVEAIRSMKLTTSKEVMHVLDWKNPEGCSKCRPAVNYYLGMIWPVEHEDEKESRFVNERNHGNIQKDGTYSVIPRIHGGVTTAKDLKRIADVAVKFNVETVKITGAQRIGLYGIQKEDLPKVWEELDMTSGFAYGKSLRAVKTCVGSTWCRFGTQDSMSMGIELEKRLERISTPAKTKVAVSGCPRNCAEATIKDLGVVAIDGGWEIYVGGNGGTDVRAAELLVKLKSEAEVIEWTLAYFQLYRENANYNERTSKWIERVGLEFIKRALASQEERRALQQRYEFSAGLTSDPWTEIIEQERLNKNYEPLQPIRM; encoded by the coding sequence ATGAAAAAGAAACTTGTGCTTATTGGTAATGGTATGGCAGGAATCAACACACTTGAGCAATTGTTAAAGCTGGCACCGGAGAAGTACGATATCACAGTACTGGGTAGTGAACCGCATCCGAACTACAATCGTATCTTGTTATCTTCTGTGCTTGCTGGTGATGCATCAGTTCAAGACATCGTAATTAATGACTTGGACTGGTACAGAGACAACGGAATAACCCTTCATACCAGCCAGACAGTAACACGGATAAATACTGAGCTCAGAACTGTGACCACCAATAAGGGATTAAGTGTTAGTTATGATGACCTGATCATCGCAACAGGTTCACTGCCTTTCATGCTGCCGCTTCCAGGAGCTGATAAGGAGGGTGTGATAGCTTTTCGAAATATTGAAGATTGTGAAATTATGATGGATGCTGCCAAGCAGTATAAGCATGCTGTTGTGATTGGAGGTGGATTATTGGGGCTTGAGGCTGCCCGGAGTCTTCTTAATCTGGATATGGGAGTATCGGTGGTTCACAACTCCAAGTACTTGATGGACCGCCAGTTGGATGAGATTGCTTCTAATATGCTTCGTTCTGAACTGGAGAGCCAGGGAATGAATTTCTTAATGGAACAGAACACCGACTCCATATTAGGGGACGAACGGGTGACTGGCGTCCGATTCAAGGATGGCAGTGAAGTTAAGGCCGATTTAGTTGTGATGGCTGTTGGGATTCGCCCGAATGTAGGGTTGGCCAAAGAGAGTGGAATTGAGGTCAACAGCGGAATAGTGGTGAACGACTATCTGGAAACAGGTACTCCCCATATCTATGCCGTCGGGGAATGTGCAGAGCATGAAGGGGTGGTGTACGGCTTGGTTGCTCCTCTCTTTGAGCAAGGAGGTGAGCTGGCTAAGAGACTTGCTGGAATTCCATCTCCAGGTTATAAAGGCTCGGTGGTCTCTACCAAATTGAAAGTGTCGGGTGTGAATGTATTCTCGGCAGGTCAATTCCTGGATCAACCCGGGACACGCTCATTCCGGATTCAGGATGATTTCGATCATGTATATAAAAAAATTGTGGTTCAGGACGGCAAGCTGATCGGTACTGTGCTCTTTGGTGATACCAGTGACGGCTCCAAGCTCTTCTCAATGATCCGGACTGGTCAGGATATCAGCGGCCAAGAAAAAGAACTGGTACTTGGTTCGCAGGGAACTGCCAAGCCACAATCAGGTATTCAATTCGTGGCAGCTATGTCTAATGACGAAATTGTGTGTGGATGTAACGGAGTGTCCAAAGGAGACATTCAGAGGGCCATCGAGGAGAAGGGCTGTACCAATGTGAATGATGTTAAATATTGCACCAAAGCGACCGGAAGCTGTGGCGGATGCAAACCATTGGTTGAAGATTTGCTAACCTATGTCCTCGGGTCCGATGGGGTTACCGAAGTTAAGGAAGGAATCTGTGGGTGCACGCCGCTTGGACGTGAGGCAGTGGTAGAAGCAATACGTTCCATGAAGCTGACTACTTCGAAGGAGGTAATGCATGTTCTGGATTGGAAGAACCCGGAGGGATGCTCCAAGTGCAGACCTGCGGTTAACTATTATCTGGGTATGATATGGCCGGTAGAGCATGAGGATGAGAAGGAATCCCGTTTTGTGAATGAACGCAATCATGGCAACATCCAGAAGGACGGAACATACTCGGTCATCCCCCGGATCCATGGAGGGGTTACAACTGCGAAGGATCTGAAAAGAATTGCCGATGTCGCGGTCAAATTTAATGTGGAAACGGTGAAGATAACGGGTGCTCAGCGGATAGGCTTATATGGGATCCAGAAGGAAGATCTGCCAAAAGTATGGGAAGAGCTGGATATGACCTCTGGATTTGCATATGGCAAGTCCCTTCGCGCAGTCAAGACATGCGTTGGCTCTACCTGGTGCCGGTTCGGAACCCAGGATTCAATGAGTATGGGGATTGAGCTGGAGAAACGACTTGAACGTATAAGTACCCCGGCAAAGACAAAGGTTGCCGTATCTGGCTGTCCCCGAAATTGTGCTGAAGCAACTATTAAGGACTTGGGGGTTGTGGCCATTGATGGGGGTTGGGAGATCTATGTTGGCGGTAACGGAGGGACGGATGTCCGGGCTGCTGAGTTGCTGGTCAAGCTGAAGTCGGAAGCTGAAGTTATCGAGTGGACACTGGCGTACTTCCAGTTGTACCGCGAGAATGCCAATTACAATGAGCGTACATCCAAATGGATTGAACGTGTTGGTTTGGAGTTCATCAAGAGAGCTCTGGCTTCCCAAGAAGAGCGCCGGGCTCTGCAGCAGCGCTACGAATTTAGTGCAGGACTTACTTCCGACCCTTGGACAGAAATCATTGAGCAGGAACGCCTGAACAAGAACTACGAACCACTTCAGCCCATACGAATGTAA
- a CDS encoding group 1 truncated hemoglobin, with product MSTLYEKLGGEGTIAKVVDYFYDLVLADSEVNHFFENTDMTKQRAHQTKFISYALGGPNQYTGGAMAKVHTGMNLQPEHFNAIVKHLGEALAHFGVGEEDIAAALDKVESLRGDIIYK from the coding sequence ATGAGCACTTTATACGAGAAATTAGGCGGTGAAGGCACAATAGCTAAAGTTGTGGATTATTTCTATGATCTGGTGTTGGCCGATAGTGAAGTGAATCATTTCTTCGAGAATACGGATATGACCAAACAGCGTGCCCACCAGACCAAATTTATTAGCTATGCCTTGGGCGGGCCCAACCAGTATACAGGAGGAGCCATGGCTAAGGTTCACACCGGGATGAATCTTCAGCCAGAGCATTTCAATGCCATTGTCAAGCATCTGGGTGAGGCGCTAGCTCATTTCGGGGTAGGCGAAGAAGATATTGCCGCTGCCTTGGATAAGGTAGAGTCTCTTCGCGGAGATATTATATATAAATAG
- a CDS encoding multicopper oxidase domain-containing protein, translated as MLVILLIIGGCDWSVGQPAESRLPSGKPEVQRLNQPPVPPVIRRKGREVFIEMTAQITQIEISKGVPYEAWTFGGTVPGPLIRVKEGDQLHFTLNNIDPETPHSMDFHAVHAAPNHKFTDVMPGDRMTFSYPANSPGVFMYHCGTKPVLMHLANGMYGMIIVEPKDGYPTDQQVDREYMIVQSEWYKENDYQDFLNGRPRYVVFNGDNFTLTDHPLTARTGDRVRLYVLNAGPNEVSSFHVVGTLMDTVYLDGNPLNVLHGMQTVLLPASGGAVVEFQLTEAGDYTMLSHQFNQASKGAAGLIRVIPDGK; from the coding sequence ATGCTTGTCATCCTGTTAATTATTGGAGGCTGCGATTGGAGCGTAGGTCAGCCAGCTGAATCCAGGCTGCCCTCTGGCAAGCCTGAAGTGCAGCGGCTGAATCAACCTCCGGTGCCGCCGGTAATCAGACGCAAGGGCAGAGAAGTATTTATTGAAATGACCGCCCAGATCACGCAGATTGAAATCTCCAAAGGTGTGCCTTATGAAGCCTGGACGTTCGGAGGCACCGTACCTGGACCCCTAATTCGGGTGAAAGAGGGGGATCAGCTTCATTTTACATTGAACAATATCGATCCCGAGACGCCTCATTCCATGGACTTTCATGCCGTGCATGCGGCTCCGAACCACAAATTCACCGATGTCATGCCAGGTGACAGGATGACCTTCAGCTATCCGGCGAATTCGCCGGGTGTGTTCATGTATCATTGCGGGACCAAGCCGGTACTTATGCATTTGGCCAATGGCATGTATGGCATGATTATTGTTGAACCGAAGGATGGATACCCTACCGATCAACAAGTAGACCGGGAATATATGATCGTGCAGAGCGAATGGTACAAAGAGAATGACTACCAGGATTTCTTGAACGGCAGGCCGCGCTATGTTGTCTTTAACGGGGACAACTTCACCCTGACCGATCACCCTCTGACAGCGAGGACGGGGGACCGGGTAAGGTTATATGTGCTCAACGCCGGCCCGAACGAAGTATCTTCCTTCCATGTGGTCGGAACGCTGATGGATACCGTCTATCTCGACGGCAACCCCCTTAATGTTCTGCACGGCATGCAGACCGTGCTGCTGCCAGCAAGCGGCGGCGCGGTGGTGGAATTTCAGCTGACTGAAGCCGGGGATTATACGATGCTCAGCCATCAGTTCAACCAGGCTTCTAAGGGAGCCGCGGGCCTAATTAGAGTTATCCCGGACGGCAAATAA
- a CDS encoding DUF2249 domain-containing protein → MNEYTSTVNATEYPPQLKHKVIFETFDELEPEQAMLLVNDHDPLPLYYQFAATRVDQFSWEYIEQGPEWFRVKITKQ, encoded by the coding sequence ATGAACGAATATACATCCACCGTGAACGCTACAGAATATCCCCCACAGCTTAAGCACAAGGTGATCTTTGAGACCTTTGATGAGCTGGAGCCAGAACAGGCCATGCTGCTCGTCAACGACCATGATCCCCTGCCCCTGTACTATCAATTCGCGGCAACCCGCGTGGATCAATTCAGCTGGGAGTACATTGAACAAGGTCCCGAATGGTTCCGTGTAAAAATAACCAAACAGTAA
- the hemG gene encoding protoporphyrinogen oxidase: MCNNVPRIAVIGGGISGLSAAYYLKTYFEKAGRPLELTIMEKSNELGGKIRTIRQDGYIIERGPDSFIGRKAAALRLAQSLGLESELTGTNPAARTNYILHRGKLRQMPAGLALGIPTKVGPFITTDLISIQGKARAAMDLILPRRRGKGDEALGDFIERRIGKEVLERLVEPLLAGIYAGDTSMLSLQSTFPQFHEIESRYRSLILGMMAGRTAASSAASSGTPEPARELPEIAKRSMFLTFKKGLSTLIEKLESELSSAAILKGCAIESIRREGDLYQIRLDTGESYPVDAVILAVPAFACGKLLDGFGESEAFGSVPYVSVANVALGYKASEIRTKLTGSGFVIPRSEGRLMTACTWTSFKWLHTAPEDKILLRAYIGRAGAEADVNMGDLELTRKVREELTDIMGITAEPELCVVSHMPESMPQYRVGHKDRISSLRTVMSVRYPGVLICGSGYDGVGIPDCISQGEQAAKVLSDRLLAQ, encoded by the coding sequence ATGTGTAATAACGTTCCAAGAATAGCTGTCATTGGTGGAGGAATCAGCGGACTGAGTGCCGCGTATTACTTGAAGACTTATTTTGAGAAGGCAGGGAGACCGCTTGAGCTCACAATTATGGAGAAGAGTAATGAATTAGGAGGCAAAATCCGTACAATACGCCAAGATGGCTATATTATCGAGAGAGGGCCTGATTCATTTATCGGACGGAAGGCTGCTGCCTTGCGCCTGGCACAGTCTCTCGGTCTGGAGAGCGAGTTAACAGGCACGAACCCGGCGGCGAGAACGAATTACATATTACACCGGGGGAAGCTGCGGCAGATGCCGGCCGGACTGGCTCTCGGAATACCGACGAAAGTAGGGCCTTTTATCACAACAGACTTAATCTCAATTCAAGGGAAGGCAAGGGCGGCGATGGATCTGATTCTTCCAAGAAGGAGAGGGAAGGGGGATGAAGCCCTCGGCGACTTCATTGAGCGGAGAATTGGCAAGGAGGTACTTGAACGTCTGGTTGAACCGCTGCTTGCAGGTATTTATGCCGGAGATACCAGTATGCTGAGCCTGCAGTCTACCTTTCCCCAGTTCCATGAGATTGAGAGCAGGTATCGCAGTCTGATTCTTGGAATGATGGCCGGTAGAACGGCAGCGTCCTCAGCAGCATCCTCTGGAACTCCAGAACCAGCAAGGGAGCTGCCTGAAATTGCCAAGCGGAGTATGTTCCTCACTTTTAAGAAGGGTCTGTCGACGCTCATCGAGAAGCTGGAAAGCGAGCTTTCCTCGGCTGCTATATTGAAAGGCTGCGCGATTGAGTCCATACGCCGGGAGGGTGATCTATATCAGATCAGGCTGGATACGGGGGAAAGTTATCCGGTAGATGCCGTCATCCTGGCGGTTCCCGCTTTTGCCTGCGGCAAGCTGCTGGATGGCTTTGGAGAATCGGAAGCCTTCGGCTCTGTGCCCTATGTATCTGTTGCCAATGTCGCATTAGGCTACAAGGCGAGTGAGATTCGCACCAAGCTCACTGGCTCGGGATTCGTGATCCCAAGATCGGAGGGCAGGCTGATGACGGCGTGCACCTGGACATCCTTCAAGTGGCTGCATACCGCACCAGAGGACAAGATCCTGCTTAGAGCCTATATAGGCCGGGCCGGTGCCGAAGCAGATGTGAATATGGGAGACCTGGAGCTGACAAGGAAGGTAAGAGAAGAATTAACTGACATTATGGGAATTACTGCAGAACCCGAGCTGTGCGTGGTATCCCATATGCCCGAATCCATGCCCCAGTACAGGGTTGGCCATAAAGATAGAATTTCGAGTCTGCGAACAGTGATGTCTGTGCGCTATCCTGGAGTGCTAATATGCGGTTCAGGATACGACGGTGTGGGTATCCCCGATTGCATTTCTCAAGGTGAGCAGGCCGCGAAGGTTCTATCAGACAGACTCCTTGCCCAATAA
- a CDS encoding alpha-glucosidase/alpha-galactosidase codes for MSFKIAFIGAGSIGFTRGLLRDLLSVPEFKDIEVAFTDINQHNLDMVTELCQRDIDENGLNIQIQASLNRREALKNAKYIFTVVRIGGLEAFQMDVDIPLKYGIDQCVGDTLCAGGIMYGQRGIAEMMNICKDIREVAHPDCLLLNYANPMAMLTWACNKYGGVRTIGLCHGVQGGHWQIAEALGLKQEEVDIICAGINHQTWYVQVKHNGADMTGKLLEAFENHPEFKVTEKVRIDMLRRFGYYSTESNGHLSEYVPWYRKRPEEIEEWIDLGTWINGETGGYLRVCTEGRNWFETDFPNWMKEPAMKYSAEHCGQEHGSYIIEGLETGRVYRGHFNVVNHGIIPNLPDDAIIEAPGYVDRNGISMPHVGDLPMGCAAVCNASISVQRLAVEAAIAGDDLLLRQAMMMDPLVGAVCNPKEIWQLVDEMLVAQEPWLPQYSEAIAQAKDRQSKGNLLPTKEYKGAARLKVKTVDEMMENREEASRNAGESDKAKERPAEVK; via the coding sequence ATGTCGTTCAAGATTGCTTTTATTGGAGCGGGCAGTATCGGATTCACGAGAGGGCTGCTGCGGGATCTGCTGTCAGTCCCAGAGTTTAAGGATATTGAAGTGGCGTTTACCGATATCAATCAGCATAATCTGGATATGGTTACCGAACTATGTCAGAGGGATATCGACGAGAATGGCCTTAACATACAGATTCAGGCATCGCTTAACCGCCGGGAGGCCCTGAAGAATGCCAAGTATATATTTACCGTTGTGCGGATCGGGGGACTTGAAGCCTTCCAGATGGATGTGGATATTCCGCTGAAATATGGAATCGACCAATGTGTAGGGGATACGCTGTGTGCTGGCGGGATTATGTATGGACAGCGGGGTATCGCAGAAATGATGAATATCTGCAAAGACATCCGAGAGGTAGCGCATCCAGACTGTCTGCTGCTGAATTATGCGAATCCCATGGCTATGCTGACCTGGGCATGTAACAAATACGGCGGCGTGCGCACAATCGGATTATGCCACGGCGTCCAGGGTGGACATTGGCAGATCGCCGAAGCACTCGGTCTGAAGCAGGAGGAAGTAGACATCATCTGTGCCGGCATTAATCATCAGACCTGGTATGTGCAGGTCAAACATAACGGCGCTGATATGACGGGGAAGCTGCTGGAAGCCTTTGAGAATCATCCCGAATTCAAAGTGACTGAGAAAGTCCGCATCGATATGCTTAGACGCTTCGGCTACTACAGCACAGAGTCGAATGGACATCTGAGCGAGTATGTACCTTGGTACCGCAAGCGTCCAGAGGAGATTGAAGAGTGGATCGATTTGGGCACGTGGATCAACGGGGAGACAGGTGGATATTTAAGGGTGTGTACGGAAGGCCGCAATTGGTTCGAGACTGATTTTCCGAACTGGATGAAGGAGCCTGCGATGAAGTACAGCGCGGAGCACTGCGGTCAGGAGCATGGATCTTATATCATTGAAGGCCTGGAGACTGGCCGGGTCTACAGGGGGCACTTCAATGTCGTTAATCATGGAATTATCCCGAACCTTCCAGATGACGCTATTATAGAAGCTCCAGGTTATGTGGATCGGAACGGCATCTCCATGCCGCATGTTGGCGATCTGCCGATGGGCTGCGCAGCCGTCTGCAATGCAAGCATCTCCGTGCAGCGGCTCGCTGTTGAGGCTGCGATAGCAGGTGACGATCTGCTGCTTCGCCAGGCGATGATGATGGATCCACTTGTCGGTGCTGTATGTAATCCCAAAGAAATCTGGCAGCTTGTCGATGAGATGCTCGTGGCTCAAGAGCCGTGGCTTCCTCAATATTCGGAAGCTATAGCTCAGGCGAAGGATCGGCAGTCGAAAGGCAATCTGCTTCCCACGAAGGAATATAAAGGAGCCGCAAGATTAAAGGTCAAGACGGTCGATGAGATGATGGAGAACCGGGAAGAAGCGAGCCGGAATGCGGGGGAATCCGATAAAGCAAAGGAACGGCCTGCAGAGGTGAAGTGA